A single region of the Solwaraspora sp. WMMD406 genome encodes:
- a CDS encoding mechanosensitive ion channel family protein encodes MLVSIAIIVGAALGAALAVTVVYRILRIAGRKSTLLAEAARRAYWPSAIIAALLAVRFAIPVATSNGWHEPVLHTIMLASVATGGWLVATLIGLAADTALRRYPIDVNDNLAARRVHTQITVIRRVSFAVVAVLTVGAMLVTFPAARAAGASVLASAGLVGVVAALAAQSTLGNLFAGLQLAFGDALRLDDVVVVEGEWGRIEEMTLGYVVVKIWDERRLILPSSYFTTTPFQNWTRTGASVLGTVEVDVDWTLPVESMRAELRRLVESEAAAGLWDGRVCVLQVTDATGGNVRTRSLVSAGNSSALWDLRCLVREQLVSWVQEQHPQSRPRVRAEVGEPSGGTPAPPPSQRTTETTPGVGDNDGSSPGRDNNSAVQHR; translated from the coding sequence ATCCTGGTAAGCATCGCGATCATTGTCGGAGCGGCGCTCGGGGCGGCGTTGGCCGTCACCGTCGTCTACCGGATCCTGCGGATCGCCGGACGCAAGTCGACCCTGCTGGCCGAGGCCGCGCGACGGGCCTACTGGCCGAGCGCGATCATCGCCGCGTTGCTCGCCGTCCGGTTCGCCATCCCGGTCGCCACCAGCAACGGCTGGCACGAACCCGTCCTGCACACGATCATGCTGGCCAGCGTCGCCACCGGCGGCTGGCTGGTCGCGACCCTGATCGGCCTGGCTGCCGACACGGCGCTGCGGCGTTACCCCATCGATGTCAACGACAACCTGGCCGCCCGGCGCGTACACACCCAGATCACCGTGATCCGCCGGGTCAGCTTCGCTGTCGTCGCCGTACTCACCGTCGGCGCGATGCTGGTCACCTTCCCGGCGGCCCGGGCCGCCGGCGCCAGCGTGCTCGCCTCCGCCGGTCTGGTCGGCGTGGTCGCCGCGCTGGCCGCGCAGAGCACCCTGGGCAACCTCTTCGCCGGACTGCAGCTGGCCTTCGGTGACGCGTTGCGCCTCGACGACGTGGTGGTCGTCGAGGGGGAGTGGGGTCGTATCGAGGAGATGACCCTCGGGTACGTGGTGGTGAAGATCTGGGACGAGCGGCGGCTGATCCTGCCGTCGTCGTACTTCACCACGACCCCGTTCCAGAACTGGACCCGTACGGGCGCGTCGGTGCTGGGCACCGTCGAGGTCGACGTCGACTGGACCCTGCCGGTCGAGTCGATGCGTGCCGAGTTGCGCCGGCTCGTCGAGTCCGAGGCCGCCGCCGGGCTGTGGGACGGCCGGGTCTGCGTCCTGCAGGTCACTGATGCCACCGGCGGCAACGTCCGTACCCGTTCCCTGGTCAGTGCCGGGAATTCGTCCGCTTTGTGGGATTTGCGGTGTCTGGTGCGGGAGCAGCTCGTCAGTTGGGTCCAGGAACAGCACCCGCAGTCGCGGCCCCGGGTCCGCGCCGAGGTCGGCGAACCGTCCGGCGGTACCCCTGCGCCGCCGCCCAGCCAACGCACCACCGAGACCACCCCCGGAGTCGGGGACAACGACGGCAGCTCGCCCGGCCGCGACAACAACAGCGCGGTGCAGCACCGGTAA
- a CDS encoding AbfB domain-containing protein has translation MSDEDDVQQLPLRIGGWLPAPDGTLKPAPDNPAKPDDQAKPGKRTKPDSRGAPAGRHSANPPPSRPGQRPTTRQGKGTPGRLGNVAWSVSPTPVSDSAGDWPTADQPTVSTSTPGRPSGTTNAAAPGSTGSQSSQGGQTSPGKMDGPPAPDRLAGRTLPPRRTMLGAAALLTLTILVTASLTNRGGSQEPIRGEFVAGASSGASNAPAFPDPTGDPGSPAARTPDPDATPTPTPTPTPTPTPDATPSPAADPTVDTPAGPPAAGGDNPTSPDPAPPTPGSGANPPPANPPPAPAPTTKPPATLTPGARIGLEVAALPGHRIRHRDGIAVVEPASAGSTTSVKASATFIVRAGLASSGCVSFESVSLPGQYLRHYEFRIFLDRPDGSDLFRADATFCPVNGIGGAHTSLRSHNYPDRYLRHDTHKQMRISPIGDGASAATATFIVRHPL, from the coding sequence ATGTCCGATGAGGACGACGTCCAGCAGCTTCCGCTGCGGATCGGTGGATGGCTGCCCGCCCCGGACGGCACGCTCAAGCCCGCCCCTGACAACCCGGCCAAACCCGACGACCAGGCCAAGCCCGGTAAACGGACCAAACCCGACAGTCGGGGTGCGCCTGCCGGCCGGCACAGCGCGAACCCGCCGCCCAGCCGACCCGGCCAACGCCCGACCACCAGACAGGGCAAAGGAACCCCCGGCCGCCTCGGCAACGTCGCCTGGTCCGTCTCACCCACCCCGGTCAGCGACTCCGCCGGCGACTGGCCCACCGCCGACCAGCCGACCGTCAGCACCTCGACACCCGGCCGGCCGTCCGGCACCACCAACGCCGCCGCGCCCGGCAGCACCGGCAGTCAGAGCAGCCAGGGCGGTCAGACCAGCCCCGGCAAAATGGACGGACCGCCCGCGCCGGACCGTCTCGCCGGCCGTACCCTCCCGCCCCGCCGCACCATGCTCGGCGCCGCCGCGCTCCTCACCCTGACGATCCTCGTCACCGCCAGCCTCACCAACCGGGGCGGCAGCCAGGAACCCATCCGGGGCGAGTTCGTCGCCGGCGCGTCCAGCGGTGCCAGCAACGCACCCGCGTTCCCCGACCCGACCGGCGACCCCGGCTCACCCGCCGCCCGGACACCCGACCCGGACGCCACCCCCACCCCCACCCCCACCCCCACCCCCACCCCCACCCCCGACGCCACGCCCAGCCCGGCCGCCGACCCCACCGTGGACACCCCGGCCGGGCCGCCCGCCGCCGGCGGCGACAACCCCACCAGCCCGGACCCGGCCCCGCCGACCCCCGGCTCCGGCGCGAACCCGCCACCGGCCAACCCCCCGCCGGCGCCGGCACCCACCACCAAGCCCCCCGCGACGCTCACCCCCGGAGCCCGGATCGGCCTGGAAGTCGCCGCCCTGCCCGGCCACCGGATCCGGCACCGCGACGGCATCGCCGTCGTCGAACCCGCCAGCGCCGGCAGCACCACCAGCGTCAAAGCGTCCGCGACGTTCATCGTCCGCGCCGGCCTGGCCAGCAGCGGCTGCGTCTCGTTCGAGTCGGTCAGCCTGCCCGGACAATACCTGCGGCACTACGAGTTCCGGATCTTCCTCGACCGGCCCGACGGCAGCGACCTGTTCCGCGCCGACGCCACCTTCTGCCCGGTCAACGGCATCGGCGGCGCACACACCTCGCTCCGGTCGCACAACTACCCGGACCGCTACCTGCGCCACGACACCCACAAACAGATGCGGATCTCACCGATCGGCGACGGCGCGTCCGCCGCGACCGCCACGTTCATCGTCCGCCACCCGCTCTGA